Part of the Gammaproteobacteria bacterium genome is shown below.
TCATAGATTTTTATATAGGCCCAGGAAACCACGCCAAATTGAAAGACGTTAGTGATGTAATCCGCCAACAACATGGTAACTATCCATTCATCATCCAGTGGGTACAGGGCGGAGACGCGGGTGATTTCAGAGGTAACACCTGCAACGTAGGGAGGAACAAGTGTGTAGTAGATGGCATCATACGCGGTCCTGACATCTTCTTCGGTTATGAAGTCCTGGTAGGTTCCCAACACCAATACCCCTGCAATCAGGTTATCCCGCAGTATCGGTGATTTCACATCTAGGTATCGCTCTATCAATGCATTGGACAGGTTTTTCAGCCATAAAGGATCGTCTGGAAATGTTGTAATAACATCCACGGTTTGCAGGCTGATGCTGTGGGTTTCTCCGGTTAACATCGTTTCAACTTGCTGGATCAGGCCCGCGGTGGTGTCGTACCAGCTTTCCAGCTTGCGGAAGCCATCGTTCGCGGTGAATGAATAATGCAAGACATTATTATACGTGACGCCTTCGACCGTCATGCTCAGACCGGTTTCGATGATTTCCTTGCCGTGCACAATCATTCCGTCCAGGAACGCAATGGCCGGTGCTTTTATCCCGCTGATATAGGCGCGATGCTTCAGGTCCACTTCATGCTGGTAGATGGTGTCACTGGACTCAGTAGCTGTCTGGTGTGCCAACTGGTGTTCGCTTTTCGTGGTATCGATACTGTAATAACGAAAATCGTTGGCGCCACCGTTAGTACTGGTGGCGGCCAGCCATATCGGGTCATGACGAAACTTGATCTGGCGCGAATAACGAACAGCCGTACCCGGTATGGTATTGGTGCCATCAAAATAGTTATATCGATACGACCAGCGGCGGCCATCCTGGAAATTCAGGTAGTCGGTCCAGGTAATGGCGGTGCCCTTGATTTTGAGCAAGGCCCGGGCGACATGCCAGCGCGCATAGTTTGCGCTGACCAACGGCTGCGGATAGGGTCCCATGGCATTGGTCAGCGGCGTAAGCGTAGTAATGGCGCTGATGACGTCCATATCCTGTTCAAACTGCAGTGGTGTTTGGTCGAAATTAATCTGCATGCCGATAGCAGCATCGTTCATTGCGTCGGATATGAAAATTCCGTTATCGAGGTTGTTGCGGGTATAGATGGTGCCCTGGCTTAGTTGTCGATCCATGTCGATGGACTGGAGGAAACGGGCAACGTTGGTGATGCGGTTACTGACGGTCAGGTCATTGGCGGCCGGAAGCCCGTTCGGGTCCAGATCCCAGAGATAAACTCGCGCTGCACCAGGCGTCCGGCCCAGGGAGATATCGCCGATGAAAAACTCGACTTCCTCACCGTCGTAGTAGCTGAACACGCCCTGGTAGCCGGTCTTGCCGGTCAAGGTGGCGGTCCGGTATCCGACCCCCTCGATGAGATCATTTTCGCCATAGTGAAATGCGCCCTGCATGATTGGCGGGCCCACCAGCACCGCCGAGTACTGCAGCGATGCTTCGTCCTCATGTTCCAGGGCGCAAGCGGAAAGCAGCAGCAGGCTGGGAATCAAAACCAGTAACAACAGCAAGCGGGCGACGGTGATTTTCATGGGGTACCCTTATTATTGGCGTCGATGCAGCTGCCTGGATCGTGGTAGCGCGTACCCGGGCAACGCTTTGACAAACGCCACGTTATTATAATTGGGGTTAGGTGGTAAAGCCGCCGAAACCGTTAAAGACTGGCTCGCCTGCCTTCGATCCTGCAAGCCGATGGCGTTTGCAACGACGGCAAGCTGCCGGTAGACACAGTCACACCGGCTGATCCGGGCACCTTATCCTGATGTTCCGACTCTCCTTGCCGGGCTGAATATCGTGTTTTCTCAATTAGATAGCCGTGCTTTTGCAGATTTTCACTTGCCAATCCCGGGCCAGATTGCCACACTAGAAAAAAGCCGCCACGGATTGGCTGCAAAATGCGCATCGGATGCCGCAACTAGAATGAAATAATAATGCCCGCCGGTCTTTAAAGCGGGACTCACGCCACTGGTAATGGAGTCGAGGGTGAGATTGTCGAGCAGCGATTCGTCTGCCGGCAGCGATCAGGCGTTCTACGCCGAGCTGTTGCGGGCCTATTTCGACAGCACGAACGACGCGATTTTTGTCCTTTGCGACGAAATGAAGTTTGTCGCCTGCAACCGGGTTATGCAGGACTGGCTTGGCCGGAAAGAGGACGAACTTACCCGGCACAATCACCGCTTACCCATCACCGAGCTTTTACCCTCCATTGATTCCGGCGGCGCGTTTCGTACCGGTTTTGCCAAGGCTCGGGCCGGCGAAACCGCGCGCTTCGCCATTCATATTGAACCGGAACGGCGCCCGACACGCTGGGTCGAGATCAACATGCGACGTGTTGATGTTGAAGCCGGTGAATTGATTATCGCGGTTTGCCGCGACATCAGTGACCGCAAGGCCTACCTGGATGCCATTGAACAGCGGGCCACCCGCGACCCGGCTACCGGCCTGAACAATCGCCAGGTGTTCCAGCATCACATTGACAGCGTAATCAATAAACTGGAACCGTCTCAGTCGTTGGCCATCACACTTCTGGATATAGACCGGTTTCGTGACATCAATGAAAGCCTGGGATACCCCGTGGGCGACTCACTGCTGAAGCTGGTGGCCAGGCGCTTCCGTGATTTCCAGGGCAGCCACCCGGGAACCGATATCGCCGGCCTGGGCGGTGATCGCTTTGGCGTGATTTTCCGCGGCCACCAGCAATATGAATTTGCCTTGATGGCCCAGGCCCTGCAGGCCTACCTGTCGGAGAACATCGATAGCCCGGCCGGGGAACTCATTCTGGACTTTACCGTTGGCATGTCGATTTTCCCCAAGCACGGGAATGGTGCCGAAGAGTTGCTGCACAAGGCCGAGTCGGCGCTGCACTCGGCCAAAACGCACCATAATCGGCTGGTGATCTACCAGCCCCAGGGCATCACGGCCAGTGTCGATCACGTGAAACTGCGTGTGGAACTGGAAAAAGCCATTCGCAATCACCAGATCAAGCCTTACTACCAGCCCATCATCGGCACCCGCACTGACACGGTGCGCCTGGAGATTCTCGCCAGGTGGCACACCGAAAGCTTTGGCGAAATCGAACCGGATGAATTCATTCCGCTGGCTGAACATACCGGTCTGATTAACGACCTGACATTCTCCCTGGCACGCCAGGCCCTGACTGAATGCCTTCCCTTGTATGACGATGGCACAATCAGCAGCCTGTCGCTGAACGTATCGCCCTACAGCCTGAACAATACGCGTTTCCCCGGTCAACTGGCCAAGCTTCTCGATGAATTCCAGCTGGAACCGGAACACCTGATCCTGGAATTGACCGAGGGCTCGATCCTGCCCGACTCGCTGGCAGCAACGGCGGTGCTGCAATCACTGGGTATGCTGGGTTTTCGACTGGCGGTAGACGACTTCGGCACAGGTTATTCGT
Proteins encoded:
- a CDS encoding EAL domain-containing protein, with amino-acid sequence MRLSSSDSSAGSDQAFYAELLRAYFDSTNDAIFVLCDEMKFVACNRVMQDWLGRKEDELTRHNHRLPITELLPSIDSGGAFRTGFAKARAGETARFAIHIEPERRPTRWVEINMRRVDVEAGELIIAVCRDISDRKAYLDAIEQRATRDPATGLNNRQVFQHHIDSVINKLEPSQSLAITLLDIDRFRDINESLGYPVGDSLLKLVARRFRDFQGSHPGTDIAGLGGDRFGVIFRGHQQYEFALMAQALQAYLSENIDSPAGELILDFTVGMSIFPKHGNGAEELLHKAESALHSAKTHHNRLVIYQPQGITASVDHVKLRVELEKAIRNHQIKPYYQPIIGTRTDTVRLEILARWHTESFGEIEPDEFIPLAEHTGLINDLTFSLARQALTECLPLYDDGTISSLSLNVSPYSLNNTRFPGQLAKLLDEFQLEPEHLILELTEGSILPDSLAATAVLQSLGMLGFRLAVDDFGTGYSSLVRLKLLPIAEIKIDRSFVEKVHENKDDEEIVRAAVLLAHGLGLEVVAEGVERAAAIPLVRDMGCDYLQGYLFSPARSIADIRQTIDRIRGQYLSFDDKAVPEPGEP